A genome region from Arthrobacter sp. SLBN-100 includes the following:
- a CDS encoding DNA gyrase/topoisomerase IV subunit B: MAPSSDYTARHLSVLEGLEAVRKRPGMYIGSTDSRGLMHCLWEIIDNSVDEALAGFGHDIKIILHADNSVEIHDDGRGIPIDKEPKTGLSGVEVVFTKLHAGGKFGGGSYTASGGLHGVGASVVNALSSRLDVEVDRGGKTYKMSFRRGEPGRFQDTGSRTDPAAPFTPFVEDSVLDVAGKAKRGVTGTRIRYWADRQIFTPDAKFSYDELAARARQTSFLVPGLKLTVRDERKAPGTPGESGPHEEVFHHDGGISEFVEFLAADPAVTDVWRLHGSGKFKETVPVLDERGHSQLAEVERDCEVDVALRWGIGYDSTVRSFVNIISTPKGGTHQSGFEQALVKTFRKAVENNARKLKAGNDKIEKDDIFAGLTAVLTVRLAEPQFEGQTKEILGTSAVRAIVSRVVEREITAKLTSANKNDKSQSALLLEKIVNEMKSRISARVHKETQRRKNALETSSMPTKLADCRTDDVGRSELFIVEGDSALGTAKLARSSDFQALLPIRGKILNVQKASVGDMLSNAECAALIQVVGAGSGRSFDISAARYGKVILMTDADVDGAHIRTLLLTLFFRYMRPMIDEGRVFAAVPPLHRVEVINAGQKANEMIYTYSEAELHVLLARLAQEGKRYKEPIQRYKGLGEMDAEQLAETTMDPRHRTLRKVGIENAKQAEEIFDLLMGSDVSPRKDFIIAGASSLDRERIDA; the protein is encoded by the coding sequence GTGGCACCAAGTTCTGATTACACTGCCCGGCACCTGTCTGTACTGGAGGGCCTCGAGGCCGTCCGCAAGCGCCCCGGCATGTACATCGGTTCCACCGACTCCCGCGGGCTGATGCACTGCCTCTGGGAAATCATCGACAACTCCGTTGACGAGGCATTGGCCGGGTTCGGCCACGACATCAAGATCATCCTCCACGCAGACAACTCCGTGGAGATCCACGACGACGGCCGCGGCATCCCCATCGACAAGGAACCGAAAACCGGGCTGAGCGGCGTCGAAGTGGTCTTTACCAAGCTCCATGCCGGCGGCAAGTTCGGCGGCGGCTCCTACACCGCCTCAGGCGGCCTGCACGGCGTCGGCGCGTCAGTTGTCAACGCCCTGTCCTCCCGCCTCGACGTCGAAGTGGACCGCGGCGGCAAGACCTACAAGATGTCCTTCCGCCGGGGCGAACCCGGGCGCTTCCAGGACACCGGCTCCAGGACTGACCCGGCCGCACCCTTCACTCCCTTTGTGGAGGACTCCGTCCTGGACGTGGCGGGCAAGGCCAAGCGCGGCGTAACGGGCACCAGGATCCGGTACTGGGCAGACCGGCAGATCTTCACCCCGGACGCAAAGTTCTCCTACGACGAACTCGCGGCCCGGGCCCGGCAGACGTCCTTCCTGGTTCCCGGCCTCAAACTGACGGTGCGCGACGAGAGGAAGGCCCCGGGAACCCCCGGGGAATCCGGCCCGCACGAGGAGGTCTTCCACCACGACGGCGGCATCTCCGAATTCGTCGAGTTCCTTGCGGCCGATCCCGCTGTCACCGACGTCTGGCGCCTGCACGGCTCGGGGAAGTTCAAGGAGACCGTTCCCGTGCTGGACGAACGCGGGCACAGCCAGCTCGCCGAGGTGGAGCGCGACTGTGAGGTCGATGTGGCCCTGCGCTGGGGCATCGGCTACGACAGCACGGTCCGGAGCTTCGTGAACATCATCTCCACCCCGAAGGGCGGCACCCATCAGTCCGGCTTCGAGCAGGCACTGGTCAAGACCTTCCGGAAAGCCGTGGAAAACAACGCCCGGAAGCTCAAGGCCGGCAATGACAAGATCGAAAAGGATGACATCTTCGCCGGCCTCACCGCCGTCTTGACGGTACGCCTGGCCGAGCCGCAGTTCGAAGGGCAGACCAAGGAGATCCTCGGTACCTCCGCTGTGCGCGCGATCGTGTCCAGGGTGGTGGAGCGCGAGATCACCGCCAAGCTCACGTCTGCCAACAAGAACGACAAGTCACAGTCCGCCCTGCTCCTGGAAAAAATCGTCAACGAGATGAAGTCCCGCATCTCGGCCCGCGTGCACAAGGAAACCCAGCGGCGCAAGAATGCGCTGGAAACTTCCTCGATGCCCACCAAGCTGGCTGACTGCCGCACGGACGACGTCGGACGTTCAGAACTGTTCATCGTGGAAGGCGACTCGGCCCTGGGAACCGCCAAGCTGGCCCGGTCCTCCGACTTCCAGGCCCTGCTGCCCATCCGCGGCAAAATCCTCAACGTCCAGAAGGCGTCGGTGGGGGACATGCTCTCCAACGCCGAATGCGCAGCCCTCATCCAAGTGGTGGGGGCAGGATCCGGCCGCAGTTTCGACATCAGTGCGGCCCGCTACGGCAAGGTCATCCTGATGACTGACGCGGACGTGGACGGCGCGCATATCCGCACTCTGCTCCTGACGCTCTTCTTCCGCTACATGCGCCCCATGATCGACGAGGGCCGGGTGTTCGCCGCTGTCCCGCCGCTGCACCGCGTGGAGGTCATCAACGCCGGCCAGAAGGCCAACGAAATGATCTACACCTACTCCGAGGCCGAGCTTCACGTGCTCCTTGCCCGGCTGGCGCAGGAAGGCAAGCGGTACAAGGAGCCCATCCAGCGCTACAAGGGCCTGGGTGAGATGGACGCCGAGCAACTGGCCGAGACCACCATGGATCCGCGGCACCGTACCCTCCGCAAGGTGGGGATCGAGAATGCCAAGCAGGCGGAGGAGATTTTTGACCTCCTGATGGGCTCGGACGTGTCGCCGCGCAAGGACTTTATTATCGCCGGCGCTTCCAGCCTGGACAGGGAACGCATCGACGCCTGA
- a CDS encoding M56 family metallopeptidase, protein MFWASYLLAVLAIVLAWPVPILLSRAQWPARSPFTAMVLWQAIALAGGLSMIGAMLVYGLEPIGDNLLAGLRALAGMVLFNAPTTDLGFWHIFALSAAALLTAHLVFTLLLTYYKIERQRRRHRELLALLASPSAQGAGTLVISHDSPVAYCLPGGARSVTVLSDGLMAALEPAELRAVLIHENAHLSQRHHLLLWAFAAWRQALPWLPTTRLAQESVNALIEMLADDVALKTESKATLIKAIAIVASGSARTPGDAELQPGPSGLSSSGLSLAGLDPAAPAAGSDSARTTASRVSRLLSPQPQLPATARSLVLAGCVLLLALPTALLVVPGLFG, encoded by the coding sequence ATGTTCTGGGCCTCATACCTGCTGGCGGTCCTTGCGATAGTCCTGGCGTGGCCGGTGCCTATCCTCCTCTCGCGCGCGCAGTGGCCCGCGCGGTCCCCCTTTACGGCCATGGTGCTCTGGCAGGCCATCGCACTTGCCGGTGGCCTGTCGATGATCGGCGCCATGCTGGTGTACGGCCTGGAGCCCATCGGGGACAACCTGCTCGCCGGCCTGCGGGCGCTTGCAGGCATGGTGCTCTTCAACGCCCCCACCACCGACCTCGGGTTCTGGCACATCTTCGCGCTGTCCGCCGCGGCGCTGCTGACCGCCCACCTGGTGTTCACCCTGCTGCTGACGTACTACAAGATCGAGCGCCAGCGGCGGCGGCACCGGGAGCTTCTCGCGCTTCTGGCCTCCCCGTCCGCCCAAGGAGCCGGAACACTGGTTATCAGCCACGATTCGCCAGTGGCCTACTGCCTTCCCGGCGGGGCGCGCTCCGTGACGGTGTTGTCCGACGGTCTGATGGCCGCCCTTGAGCCGGCCGAACTCCGCGCCGTTCTGATCCACGAAAATGCGCACCTGAGCCAGCGGCACCACCTGCTGCTCTGGGCGTTTGCCGCCTGGCGGCAGGCGCTCCCCTGGCTTCCCACCACCCGCCTTGCGCAGGAGTCGGTCAACGCCCTGATCGAGATGCTGGCCGACGACGTAGCGCTTAAGACCGAAAGCAAGGCTACGCTCATCAAGGCCATTGCCATCGTGGCCAGCGGGTCCGCCAGGACGCCGGGCGACGCCGAACTTCAGCCCGGCCCGTCCGGACTCTCCTCGTCCGGATTGTCATTGGCCGGGCTCGACCCCGCTGCGCCTGCCGCCGGCTCGGACTCGGCCCGCACCACGGCCTCCCGGGTCAGCCGGCTGCTCTCCCCCCAGCCGCAGCTGCCTGCCACCGCCCGCAGCCTGGTGCTCGCCGGCTGTGTGCTCCTGCTGGCGCTGCCTACAGCCCTGCTGGTGGTGCCGGGCCTGTTCGGCTAA
- a CDS encoding BlaI/MecI/CopY family transcriptional regulator: MASLGELERAVMDLLWAGHEAATANTLRDRLAQTSAGQDGTSGHEGKELAVTTVLTVLSRLEKKGLVERERGMRPHRYQAVSSREDHTAELMHEVLGSAPDREAVLARFIGSVSEGEAETLRKLLGHI, translated from the coding sequence ATGGCTAGTCTTGGTGAACTGGAACGGGCAGTGATGGACCTGCTCTGGGCGGGCCATGAAGCAGCCACCGCCAACACTTTGCGTGACCGGCTTGCCCAGACGTCGGCCGGCCAGGATGGCACCTCCGGCCATGAAGGCAAGGAACTGGCCGTCACCACCGTACTCACGGTCCTGTCCCGGCTTGAGAAGAAGGGCCTGGTGGAACGTGAACGCGGCATGCGTCCGCACCGCTACCAGGCAGTATCCAGCCGTGAGGACCATACCGCTGAGCTGATGCACGAAGTGCTGGGGTCAGCCCCGGACCGTGAAGCCGTGCTGGCACGCTTCATTGGCTCCGTTTCCGAAGGTGAAGCCGAGACTCTGCGCAAACTGCTTGGCCACATCTAG
- a CDS encoding cytochrome ubiquinol oxidase subunit I, translating to MDALEIARWQFGITTVYHFMMVPLTIGLGLVVAVIQTVWHRTGKPEYLRMTKFWGKLFLINFIMGVATGIVQEFQFGMAWSEYSRFVGDVFGAPLALEALLAFFVESTFLGLWIFGWKQLKPAIHLACLWIAVIGSVFSAYFIIVANSWMQHPVGVEMIDGRPVMTDAWAVFTNNTALVAVPHTLFGALAVAGGFLLGIAWYHLWRRRRDGVDTVGADGKVSPGESAEIPGRDRNDHKVWLHSLRIGAVVAMISFAGTALTGDLQGKLMFEQQPMKMAAAEAACHDGTGFSVLSIGNIGSQNCDDIVALIEVPGILSYLAKGDFTTEVQGVNSLLPEYKEKYGTHLPDNPIYGERAGQEIDYLPVMEVTYWGFRMMIGFGGLAALAALVALWLTRKGTVPESRWLMRLAVFGILAPFGANAAGWIFTEMGRQPFVVAPNPDPSGIDQVFMFTAAAVSPGVSAGELLASLITLTAIYAVLLVVEVKLLVKYIRGGVVSAMPELVHGPVDENEDATPGPGGQGGGKPADDVLAFAY from the coding sequence ATGGACGCTCTGGAAATCGCACGCTGGCAATTCGGCATCACCACCGTCTATCACTTCATGATGGTCCCGCTCACCATCGGCCTGGGCCTCGTGGTGGCCGTGATCCAGACCGTCTGGCACCGGACCGGAAAGCCCGAATACCTCCGGATGACCAAATTCTGGGGAAAGCTTTTCCTGATCAACTTCATCATGGGCGTGGCCACCGGCATCGTCCAGGAGTTCCAGTTCGGAATGGCCTGGAGCGAGTACAGCCGTTTCGTCGGTGATGTTTTCGGGGCGCCGCTGGCACTCGAGGCGCTGCTGGCCTTTTTTGTGGAGTCCACCTTCCTCGGCCTGTGGATCTTCGGCTGGAAGCAGCTCAAGCCGGCCATCCACCTCGCCTGCCTCTGGATCGCCGTCATCGGCTCCGTGTTTTCCGCGTATTTCATCATCGTGGCCAACAGCTGGATGCAGCACCCCGTCGGCGTCGAGATGATCGACGGCCGGCCTGTCATGACCGACGCCTGGGCCGTCTTCACCAACAACACCGCCCTGGTTGCCGTTCCTCACACGCTCTTTGGCGCCCTCGCCGTCGCAGGCGGCTTCCTGCTCGGCATCGCCTGGTACCACCTGTGGCGGAGGCGGCGCGACGGCGTCGACACCGTAGGTGCGGACGGCAAGGTGAGCCCCGGTGAGTCAGCAGAAATTCCCGGCCGCGACCGGAACGACCACAAAGTCTGGCTTCATTCCCTGCGCATCGGCGCCGTGGTGGCCATGATCTCCTTCGCCGGAACCGCGCTCACCGGCGACCTCCAGGGCAAGCTGATGTTCGAGCAGCAGCCCATGAAGATGGCCGCGGCCGAAGCTGCCTGCCATGACGGCACCGGCTTCTCCGTCCTGAGCATCGGCAACATCGGCTCACAGAACTGCGACGACATCGTGGCCCTGATCGAGGTCCCGGGCATCCTCTCCTACCTGGCCAAGGGAGATTTCACCACCGAAGTCCAGGGCGTCAACAGCCTGCTGCCCGAATACAAGGAGAAGTACGGCACCCACCTGCCGGACAACCCGATCTACGGTGAGCGGGCCGGCCAGGAAATCGACTACCTTCCCGTTATGGAGGTCACCTACTGGGGCTTCCGCATGATGATCGGCTTCGGCGGCCTCGCCGCCCTGGCAGCCCTGGTGGCCCTGTGGCTCACCCGCAAGGGCACGGTGCCCGAGTCGCGGTGGCTGATGCGGCTTGCCGTCTTTGGCATCCTCGCCCCGTTCGGCGCCAATGCCGCCGGGTGGATTTTCACCGAGATGGGCCGCCAGCCCTTTGTGGTGGCACCCAACCCGGATCCCAGCGGCATTGACCAGGTGTTTATGTTTACCGCCGCCGCGGTGTCACCCGGCGTCTCCGCCGGCGAACTGCTGGCGTCGCTGATCACCCTGACCGCCATCTACGCCGTCCTGCTGGTGGTTGAAGTAAAGCTGCTGGTCAAGTACATCCGGGGCGGTGTGGTGTCCGCGATGCCGGAACTCGTCCACGGCCCGGTCGACGAAAACGAAGACGCCACCCCCGGCCCCGGCGGACAGGGCGGCGGCAAACCGGCCGACGACGTCCTGGCCTTCGCCTACTAG
- the cydB gene encoding cytochrome d ubiquinol oxidase subunit II encodes MELLPTIWFIAIAVLWTGYLFLEGFDLGVGMLMKLFARNNTERRVLLNTVGPVWDGNEVWLLTAGGATFAAFPLWYASLFSALYLPLLLVLVALIFRAVAFEYRGKVDTDQWRARWDWAIALGSFFAAFGVGAALALTTTGLPLNANGDRVGGPFSWFNGYAVFGGLAVVGFALVHALAFLALKTDGDVRHRARRWFVRLLPVLLLPIAAWALTMQMLHGKPWTWALVLLAVAAAAAAWSMARKGSEGKAFVALGGFLALGSASIFGAAFPVVLPSTLNEAFDLTISNASSSDYTLGLMTVVAAFGVPLVIAYQAWTYWVFRKRVSAAHIPEAHSFLPAVAAKAFTNKG; translated from the coding sequence ATGGAACTGCTGCCAACCATCTGGTTCATCGCCATCGCAGTGCTCTGGACCGGGTACCTCTTCCTCGAGGGCTTTGACCTGGGCGTGGGCATGCTGATGAAGCTGTTTGCCCGGAACAACACCGAGCGCCGCGTCCTGCTCAACACTGTGGGCCCGGTCTGGGACGGCAATGAGGTGTGGCTCCTGACCGCCGGCGGCGCGACTTTTGCCGCCTTCCCGCTCTGGTACGCCTCCCTGTTCTCTGCCCTCTACCTGCCGCTGCTCCTGGTCCTGGTTGCACTGATCTTCCGTGCCGTGGCCTTCGAGTACCGGGGCAAGGTGGACACGGATCAGTGGCGGGCCAGGTGGGACTGGGCCATTGCCCTGGGGTCCTTCTTCGCGGCCTTCGGCGTGGGCGCAGCGCTTGCCCTGACCACCACCGGCCTGCCCCTGAACGCCAACGGTGACCGCGTGGGCGGCCCCTTCTCCTGGTTCAACGGCTATGCGGTGTTCGGTGGGCTCGCCGTCGTTGGATTCGCGCTGGTGCACGCCCTGGCTTTCCTTGCCCTGAAGACCGACGGCGATGTGCGCCACCGGGCCCGCCGCTGGTTTGTCCGGTTGCTGCCCGTCCTGCTCCTGCCGATTGCGGCGTGGGCACTCACGATGCAGATGCTCCACGGAAAGCCCTGGACCTGGGCGCTGGTCCTGCTGGCGGTGGCCGCCGCGGCTGCAGCATGGTCGATGGCCCGGAAGGGCTCAGAGGGAAAGGCGTTTGTGGCACTGGGAGGCTTCCTGGCCCTGGGCTCGGCGTCAATCTTCGGCGCGGCGTTCCCGGTGGTTCTGCCCTCCACCCTCAATGAGGCCTTTGACCTCACCATTTCCAACGCCTCGTCCTCGGACTACACTCTGGGGCTGATGACTGTTGTGGCCGCCTTCGGAGTTCCCCTGGTCATCGCTTACCAGGCCTGGACGTACTGGGTCTTCCGGAAGCGGGTCAGTGCGGCGCACATCCCGGAAGCCCACAGCTTCCTTCCGGCCGTCGCCGCCAAGGCTTTCACCAACAAAGGCTGA
- the cydD gene encoding thiol reductant ABC exporter subunit CydD produces the protein MRPTFPPGPATRSALYWLGLLAALKALSLVLIGQAVASVLAGLVAGNEGWAEQITAGMAGVVLRSLTVWAQAVAARRAALGIKEELRAGLLDRALRNGVRSTGPADGGLAVLATRGLDALDSYYTQFLPALVNCAAIPLLVGARILFADWLSAVVVVLTVPLVPLFMVLIGRYTEDNVREAQASLARLSTHMLELAKGLPVLVGLGRASAQRKALEEISEEYRSRTMGTLRTAFLSALALELIATISVAVVAVFIGVRLVHGDMPLEAGLLALILAPECYLPLRELGTAHHASDDGRVALAETTAVTDAPEPQPLPAARAGRPGAPITVTGLTVTYDGRPQPAVGPLTFTAPQSRITALDGPSGAGKSTVLGVLAGTIGHGAGTTVGGTISGLDRKDIAWVPQHPVMVAETVLDEIVLYLSGGVGSGGNGPRRQAAEGTARTCLARAAAAHLAGKHPAELSPGELRRVALARGLARIESGATVLLLDEPTAHLDDASAALVEDSIRKLRGQVTVILVAHEERTRALAEHLVPVGGHALTAPAPGTVELTRPALGLGGAAGALSSTTQDQQDSAEAPGQRARQGNVQHSAARLLLALLAPVRGKFAAAAVVGTLAAVFAVALSGLSGWLIIRAAGQPPILYLLTAIVGVRFFGIGRAVLRYCERLLLHDAVFAALTRLRGRVWESLSRRALPLRRLLQGGNVLGTVIDDVDTVRDLLPRVVLPQVTALAVSVLALVTTSLLVPAALPAVLAASMVSLLLAPAVALWGDRKSAVAEQLLRSGVLRRISAALDARAELHANGVACRVLEDLRAQDRNATRASQRSAWADGLGQAITTAACASAALGAAWLAGTAVLAGRLAPETAAVVVLLLLALVEPFAAMTTAVRQFPALRTVMQRVAESGALEEGGQEGGLQTVPARPGGRPGVELEGLSAAWPGGAPVFSDVDAVAEPGRWLAVTGPSGSGKSTLLSVLLGFLPVAAGRIGVTGRAAWCPQEAHLFDSTIRGNLLLGKPGNGISKDEQQAGGQRADAELLDVLASVGLNGLLERLPAGLDTRIGPGGAFLSGGERQRLAVARTLMTGAEVILLDEPTAHLDAESARAMLADLRQGLRNRTVVLVTHNPADIRPVDARLVLAPGWEHPGPRDDSLGSATENLVAS, from the coding sequence ATGCGACCCACTTTCCCGCCCGGCCCGGCCACCCGTTCCGCCCTCTACTGGCTGGGACTTCTCGCCGCCCTTAAGGCGCTGTCCCTGGTCCTGATCGGCCAGGCGGTGGCGTCGGTGCTCGCCGGACTCGTGGCGGGGAACGAAGGGTGGGCGGAGCAGATCACTGCCGGTATGGCCGGGGTGGTGCTTCGGTCCCTGACCGTGTGGGCCCAGGCAGTTGCGGCCCGCCGGGCAGCCCTGGGCATCAAGGAGGAGCTGCGCGCCGGGCTGCTGGACCGGGCGCTGCGCAACGGCGTCCGCAGTACGGGGCCGGCCGACGGCGGACTCGCCGTGCTGGCCACCCGCGGGCTGGACGCCCTGGACAGCTACTACACGCAGTTCCTGCCGGCGCTGGTGAACTGCGCGGCCATCCCGCTGCTGGTGGGGGCCCGGATCCTCTTCGCGGACTGGCTCTCCGCCGTGGTGGTGGTCCTGACCGTTCCGCTCGTTCCGTTGTTTATGGTGCTGATCGGACGGTACACGGAGGATAACGTCCGGGAGGCCCAGGCGTCCCTCGCCCGGCTCTCCACCCACATGCTGGAGCTTGCCAAGGGGCTTCCTGTGCTGGTGGGCCTGGGACGTGCCTCCGCGCAGCGAAAGGCGCTGGAGGAGATCTCCGAGGAATACCGGTCCCGCACCATGGGTACGTTGCGGACCGCGTTCCTCTCGGCCCTGGCGCTGGAGCTGATCGCCACCATCTCCGTGGCCGTCGTCGCTGTGTTCATCGGCGTAAGGCTGGTGCACGGCGACATGCCCCTCGAAGCCGGCCTGCTGGCCCTGATCCTGGCGCCCGAGTGCTATCTTCCGTTGCGCGAACTCGGGACCGCCCACCATGCCAGCGATGACGGCCGCGTGGCGCTCGCCGAAACCACGGCAGTCACGGACGCGCCCGAACCGCAGCCGCTTCCCGCCGCCCGCGCCGGCAGGCCTGGTGCCCCCATCACCGTCACCGGCCTCACGGTGACCTACGACGGAAGGCCGCAGCCCGCCGTCGGCCCGCTCACCTTCACCGCGCCGCAAAGCCGGATCACGGCCCTGGACGGGCCCAGCGGAGCAGGCAAAAGCACCGTCCTGGGCGTCCTGGCGGGGACCATCGGGCATGGAGCCGGCACCACGGTCGGCGGCACGATCTCCGGCCTTGACCGCAAGGACATCGCGTGGGTCCCGCAGCATCCGGTCATGGTGGCAGAAACGGTCCTCGACGAGATCGTGCTGTACCTGTCCGGTGGCGTGGGGAGCGGCGGAAACGGGCCCAGGCGCCAGGCCGCTGAGGGAACTGCCCGGACCTGCCTGGCCCGGGCGGCCGCCGCCCACCTTGCCGGCAAGCATCCGGCGGAGCTGAGCCCGGGCGAACTTCGTCGCGTGGCCCTGGCCCGCGGGCTAGCCAGGATCGAGTCCGGCGCCACCGTCCTCCTCCTGGATGAACCCACGGCGCACCTCGACGACGCGTCCGCCGCGCTGGTAGAGGACAGCATCAGAAAGCTCCGGGGGCAGGTGACGGTCATCCTGGTGGCGCACGAGGAACGCACCCGGGCCCTCGCCGAACACCTGGTGCCGGTTGGCGGACATGCCCTGACGGCCCCGGCTCCTGGCACCGTTGAACTTACCCGGCCCGCACTTGGCTTGGGCGGCGCCGCGGGGGCACTCTCCTCCACCACGCAAGATCAGCAGGACTCCGCAGAAGCTCCAGGCCAAAGAGCCAGGCAGGGCAACGTCCAGCACAGCGCGGCGCGGCTGCTGCTGGCTCTCCTGGCGCCCGTGCGGGGCAAGTTCGCGGCCGCAGCCGTGGTGGGAACGCTGGCGGCGGTCTTCGCCGTCGCGCTGTCCGGCCTCTCCGGCTGGCTCATCATCCGCGCCGCCGGGCAGCCGCCCATCCTGTACCTGCTGACCGCGATTGTTGGCGTACGGTTCTTCGGGATTGGCCGGGCTGTGCTGCGGTACTGCGAGCGGCTCCTCCTGCACGATGCCGTATTCGCAGCCCTGACCAGGCTGCGGGGCCGGGTGTGGGAGTCCCTGAGTCGGCGGGCGCTGCCGCTGCGCCGCCTGCTGCAGGGCGGCAACGTCCTGGGAACGGTGATTGACGACGTCGATACCGTGCGCGACCTCCTGCCGCGGGTGGTCCTGCCGCAGGTCACTGCACTCGCGGTTTCGGTGTTGGCCCTGGTCACCACATCGCTGCTGGTGCCCGCCGCCCTTCCCGCCGTGCTCGCCGCCAGCATGGTGAGCCTGCTGCTCGCCCCGGCAGTTGCCCTCTGGGGCGACCGCAAGTCTGCTGTTGCTGAGCAGCTCCTCCGTTCCGGGGTCCTGCGCCGCATTTCGGCGGCCCTCGACGCCCGGGCGGAACTGCACGCGAACGGCGTGGCCTGCCGCGTGCTGGAGGACCTGCGTGCCCAGGACCGGAACGCCACCCGGGCCTCGCAGCGATCAGCCTGGGCCGACGGCCTGGGCCAGGCCATCACCACTGCTGCCTGCGCTTCCGCAGCCTTGGGAGCCGCCTGGCTGGCGGGGACGGCCGTGCTCGCTGGCCGGCTCGCCCCGGAAACCGCAGCGGTGGTGGTCCTGCTGCTCCTCGCGCTGGTTGAGCCCTTCGCAGCGATGACGACGGCGGTGCGCCAGTTCCCGGCGCTGCGGACGGTTATGCAGCGCGTCGCCGAGTCCGGAGCCCTTGAAGAGGGCGGGCAGGAGGGCGGCCTGCAGACCGTACCCGCCCGACCGGGCGGCCGTCCCGGCGTCGAACTGGAAGGGCTGTCCGCCGCCTGGCCCGGCGGTGCACCGGTGTTTTCCGATGTGGACGCCGTGGCGGAACCGGGGCGTTGGCTGGCAGTCACGGGCCCGTCGGGGTCGGGGAAGTCCACCTTGCTGTCAGTCCTGCTCGGTTTTCTTCCCGTTGCCGCAGGGCGGATCGGCGTGACGGGCCGCGCCGCCTGGTGCCCGCAGGAAGCACACCTGTTCGACTCGACGATCCGTGGAAACCTCCTGCTGGGTAAGCCCGGCAACGGAATTTCCAAGGACGAACAACAGGCCGGCGGACAGCGGGCCGATGCTGAGCTGCTTGATGTGCTCGCGTCGGTTGGCCTCAATGGCCTCCTGGAGCGGTTGCCGGCAGGCCTGGATACCCGGATCGGGCCGGGCGGGGCATTCCTGAGCGGCGGGGAGCGCCAGCGCCTGGCTGTGGCCCGCACCCTGATGACCGGTGCCGAGGTGATCCTGCTGGATGAGCCCACAGCGCACCTGGATGCGGAGTCAGCCAGGGCGATGCTGGCGGACCTGCGGCAGGGACTGCGCAACCGCACCGTGGTGCTGGTGACGCACAACCCGGCCGACATCCGTCCCGTGGATGCCCGCCTGGTGCTGGCACCCGGCTGGGAGCACCCGGGACCAAGGGACGACAGTTTGGGAAGCGCCACCGAAAACCTGGTGGCATCCTAG
- a CDS encoding DinB family protein, translating into MPIVPDEKDWTWVLTRPCPECSFNASTVTPSTVPGNIESMLPRWRAVLRRPDTAERPDEHTWSALEYACHVRDVFSLFDQRLNLMLDSDDARFDNWDQDQTAVDKDYANADPAVVSAELTAEGKQAAESFAAVRESEWGRKGLRSNGSEFTVLTLSQYFLHDVVHHLHDVDG; encoded by the coding sequence ATGCCTATCGTTCCTGATGAAAAGGATTGGACCTGGGTCCTGACCCGTCCCTGCCCGGAATGCTCGTTCAATGCCTCCACCGTGACGCCATCAACGGTACCGGGCAACATCGAAAGCATGCTGCCCCGCTGGCGCGCCGTTCTCCGCAGGCCTGACACGGCCGAGCGTCCGGACGAGCACACGTGGTCTGCCCTGGAATACGCCTGCCATGTCCGCGACGTGTTCAGCCTTTTCGACCAGCGGCTGAACCTCATGCTGGATTCAGACGACGCCCGGTTCGACAACTGGGACCAGGACCAGACGGCTGTCGACAAGGACTACGCCAACGCCGACCCGGCGGTTGTCAGCGCCGAGCTGACGGCTGAAGGCAAGCAGGCCGCGGAATCCTTTGCCGCCGTCCGGGAGTCCGAGTGGGGCCGCAAGGGCCTGCGCAGCAACGGCTCGGAATTCACCGTCCTGACGCTGTCCCAGTATTTCCTGCACGACGTGGTGCACCACCTTCACGACGTGGACGGCTGA